A part of Dasypus novemcinctus isolate mDasNov1 chromosome 7, mDasNov1.1.hap2, whole genome shotgun sequence genomic DNA contains:
- the IDH1 gene encoding isocitrate dehydrogenase [NADP] cytoplasmic: MSPKIHGGSVVEMQGDEMTRIIWDLIKEKLILPYVELDLHSYDLGIENRDATEDQVTKDAAEAIKKYNVGVKCATITPDEKRVEEFKLKQMWKSPNGTIRNILGGTVFREAIICKNIPRLVSGWVKPIIIGRHAYGDQYRATDFVVPGPGKVEISYTPSDGSQKVTYLVHNFEECGGVAMGMYNQDKSIEDFAHSSFQMALSKGWPLYLSTKNTILKKYDGRFKDIFQEIYEKKYKSQFETQKIWYEHRLIDDMVAQAMKSEGGFIWACKNYDGDVQSDSVAQGFGSLGMMTSVLLCPDGKTVEAEAAHGTVTRHYRMYQNGQETSTNPIASIFAWTRGLVHRAKLDDNKDLGCFAQALEEVCIETIEAGFMTKDLAACIKGLPNVQRSDYLNTFEFMDKLGENLKKKLAQAKL, encoded by the exons ATGTCTCCTAAAATCCATGGTGGTTCTGTAGTAGAGATGCAAGGAGATGAAATGACAAGAATTATTTGGGACTTGATTAAAGAAAAACTGATTTTACCCTATGTGGAATTGGACTTGCACAG CTATGATTTAGGCATAGAGAATCGTGATGCCACCGAAGACCAGGTCACCAAGGATGCTGCAGAAGCTATAAAGAAGTATAATGTTGGTGTCAAGTGTGCCACTATCACCCCTGATGAGAAGAGGGTTGAGGAGTTCAAGTTGAAGCAAATGTGGAAATCACCAAATGGCACCATCCGAAATATCCTGGGTGGCACTGTCTTCAGGGAAGCTATTATCTGCAAAAACATCCCCCGGCTTGTGAGTGGATGGGTAAAACCTATCATCATAGGTCGTCATGCTTACGGGGATCAG TATAGAGCAACTGATTTTGTTGTTCCTGGACCTGGCAAAGTAGAGATATCCTACACACCAAGTGATGGATCCCAAAAGGTGACATACTTGGTACACAACTTTGAAG AGTGTGGTGGTGTTGCCATGGGGATGTACAATCAGGATAAGTCTATCGAAGATTTTGCACACAGTTCTTTCCAGATGGCTCTGTCTAAGGGTTGGCCTTTGTATCTGAGCACCAAAAACACTATACTGAAGAAATATGATGGGCGTTTTAAAGACATCTTTCAGGAGATATATGAGAA GAAATACAAATCTCAATTTGAAACCCAAAAGATCTGGTATGAACATAGGCTCATTGATGACATGGTGGCCCAAGCCATGAAATCAGAGGGAGGCTTCATCTGGGCCTGTAAAAACTATGATGGCGACGTACAGTCAGACTCTGTGGCCCAAG GTTTTGGCTCTCTTGGCATGATGACCAGTGTGCTGCTCTGTCCAGATGGCAAGACAGTAGAAGCAGAGGCTGCCCATGGGACAGTAACACGACACTACCGCATGTACCAGAATGGACAGGAGACGTCTACCAATCCCATTG CTTCCATTTTTGCCTGGACTAGAGGGTTAGTCCACCGAGCTAAGCTTGATGACAACAAAGACCTTGGCTGCTTTGCACAGGCTTTGGAAGAAGTCTGCATTGAGACCATCGAGGCTGGCTTCATGACCAAGGACTTGGCTGCTTGCATTAAAGGTTTACCCAA CGTGCAACGTTCTGACTACTTGAATACATTTGAGTTCATGGACAAACTTggagaaaacttgaaaaaaaaactaGCTCAGGCCAAACTTTAA